Part of the Methanolobus chelungpuianus genome is shown below.
GCAAAAGCATTTGCTCGGGGCTATATTCGATCATGCACCTATAGCCATGGTGCTTGTCAATAGTGAAGGCAGGGTCCAGAACATAAACCATGCAGGTATTGAATCGATTGAAAGGCAAAGGGAAGATGTTCTTGGAGTGCTCGGAGGTGCAGCTCTTTGCTGCGTCAACTCTTTCAGGGAAGGAGGTTGCGGGGCGACCGAAAACTGTGTGCGATGTGACATTCGCACCATTTTCACAGAGACCTTCACCACTGGTAAGGCCTACCACAAGGTAGAAGGCACTCTCAATGTGGTGCATGGGGGAGAACTGTCCACACGCCACCTGCTCATATCAACTGCCCGCATCGGTTTGAATGGTGATTCCCATGTGATGCTCAGCCTGGACGATATCACTGAGAGCAAGAAAGCCCAAATGATCCTGCAGGAAAGCGAGGAGCGGCTGGCGACACTCTACGAGAACATGCCCGGCGGGACTCTGATAATAGGTCAGGATTATATCATTGAAGATGTAAATTCCAGAACCTGTGAGCTCACAGGCTATAAAAGGGAGGAGCTCATAGGCCAGCTTTGCGATATATTGTGTCCCAAGGGTTCCTCTTCAATGAAGTGTCCCATATGGGAGGAAGGCCTGGAATGCTTTCAGGGAATGGACACTACCATCAAATGCAAGGACGGAAGGAGGAACCCTATCCTCAAGAACGCCACAAGGATCACTATGGAAGGGAAGATCTATATCCTTGAGAACTTCCAGGATATTTCCAGGCAGAAAGAAGCTGAAGAAGCACTCACAAATGCAAAACTCAGCGCAGAGACTGCCAACAGGACTAAAAGCGAGTTCCTTGCCAGTATGAGCCATGAACTCAGGACTCCGCTCAATGCGGTCATCGGTTATTCTGACATGTTGATGGAGGGTGCTTTCGGAGAGATAAATGACCGTCAGAGGAGATCCCTGGGCCACATACTATCCAGCGGGAAGCACCTTCTGGAAGTGATCAATGATATCCTGGATCTGTCTAAAGTGGAATCAGGAAAGATGGAGCTTTATTACGAGAATTTCCATATACTTGAATTGCTCAGGAACGTAAACAATATTGTCTCCCTGCTGGCAAAAAGGAAGAATATCTCTCTTTTCATATCGGCCCGGCCGGAGTCCCTTATTGTTAGTGCTGATAAGATACGTGTAAAACAGATACTGTATAATCTTATAAGCAACGCAATAAAGTTCACTCCTGAGAACGGCTACGTACGCATAGATGCATATGAGGCGGATGGCATGCTTGAGCTCTGTGTAAGTGACAATGGCATCGGGATATCTGAAGAAGATCAGAAAAAACTGTTCATCCCCTTCTCACAGGTATATTCAGAGACATCCCGGCACTATGACGGGACCGGTCTCGGGCTTTCTCTTGTCAGGAAGTTCGTGGAGATGCATGGAGGCAGCATCACCCTTGAGAGCATTGAGAACAAGGGCACGACCTTTACTATAAGGATCCCTTTAGAGGGAATTGAAAACCGGGGCAATAAGGATATCTGACCATTTCAGGCCATGTATTCCTCACTGAACATCCTGGCCGTAAGCAGCGTGTATGACACAAGCAGCGGTCCTATTATAATGCCAAGAAGCCCGAAGAGCTTAAGGCCGATGATGACTCCTATAACGGATATCAGCGGATGGAGGCGGCCAACTTTCTGATTGATGGCAGGACGTATAAGGTTATCCACGGAACTCACGATAATGCCTCCGAAAAATACGCCTGCAGCAGCGAAATAGTCATGTTCTAGCAGCTGGAAGGCTGCCGCAGGTATCCATACAAGGGGAGGTCCCAGTGCCGGGATAAAGGACAGGATCATCGTGACAAATCCCCAGAGGAAGGCACCCTCAATCCCGAAGAGAAGGAATGTGACAGTAAGGAGCGCACCCTGTATAATGGCAATAGCACCCGTACTTATGAGGATGGTCCTGACCACTGACCTGAACTCTTCCAGAAGCTTCCGGGTATTGTCCCCATTGAAAGGAACTGAGTTCTGCAGGCTATGGGCGAACTTTGATCTGTCTCCTATAAGCAGGTAGAACAGCAGGAAGTACATAATGATGAGTTCCAGGAGTCTTTTTCCTGCAATCTGGGCAGCGCTCACAAGCATCGGACTAAGGAACCCTCCGCCGGCAGCCACAATTCCTGCTATGCTTTCCTGCAGGCTTGCTCCTGATGGCATATAATGCGGGATGAGCCTTATGATAAACATGCTGCTTGTCTCCAGCAGGTAGATGAACTGCTCCAGACTCTCGGCATTTGCTATCATCTGCTGTAGCTCGGTGGCAATTATTGCGAAGAGAACATACAATGGTAACATGACCGTAAGTATGGTAGCAGTGATCACTAGGAGTGCTGCAAGGCCGGGCCTGATGTTTGCTCTTTCTGTGAGGAACATGTACATTGGCCTGAAGGTCACATACAGGATGAGAGCCCCGAAGAACGCATTAATGTAGGGGTGCAGCAGGCGCACAAGCAGTGCTGCCAGGAGTAGAAGGAGCATTGCTGACAATATCCTGTTATAAGGGCTTTCCATTGATTTCCCTTCTCCTTTATGTTGTTTTCTCTGATCCTGCCTTGTACCTGAACCTTTCAATTTTCTGGAACACAGCTGTAGCGGTCATGCCAGACCATCTTCCACAATCTCTGTTGAAATCTCTCTGTATTGGCCGTCTTCCTGCCCGGTAAGATACTCATCATGGAACATCGCTGCTACAAGCAGCACGTATGATATCAGGAGAGGCCCGATGATTATTCCCAGCAGCCCGAAGAACTTCACTCCGGTTACAACCCCTACCAGTGTCACCAGTGGATGGACATGACCGACTCTTTTCTGGACAAAAGGCCTGAGGACTTCATCTACGAGGGTATGGATAATTCCTCCCGCAAGTACTCCCGCTGCAGTAAACATATCTCCCTGTATTATCTGGAATGCGAGAGTGGGCACCCATATGATGGGAGGCCCCACCACAGGAAGAAAAGCCAGTATCATTGTAACAAATCCCCAGAGGAAGGCACCTTTAATGTCTAGCAGAAGAAATGTGACCATGAGTATGAATCCCTGCAGGATCGCAATAATACTTGAGCTTACAAGAATGGTCTTTACAAGCCTGGGGAACTGGCCCAGCAGCTTGTTCCTGTTCTTTTCACTGAAAGGGATTGCTTTTTCAAGGCTCTGAGCAAACTCTGATCTGTCTCCCACCAGTAAATAAAAGAGTACAAAATACATTATGATGAATTCGATAATCCTTTGGCCAATAGTTGATATGGCTCCGACTGCCATAATACTGACAGAGTTGGCCACGCTCGCCGCAATATCCATCAGTCTCTCTCTCAGCGCTATCTCCATGGGCAACATATTGTTGCTCATGTGATCTATATAGTTCAATGCTGAATCAATATTGGAATATATGCCGTTGATATCTTCAAGTAAGGTCTGCACCTGAATGAAGACCACAGAAAGGAGCGCATACAGGGGGATGAGGATAATAAGTATCGACATGATAATGATTGAAAATGCAGCTATGCTAGGTTTGATCTTCAGCCTTGAAGTCATGAAGCTATAAATTGGCTTAAATACTGCATAGAGTATGAATGCTCCAAAGAAGGCACTGATATATGGGTATAATGAATATGCAAGCACGATTACCAGAAGTGCAAGCAGGACCAGTGCCTGCCACATTTTGTCAGAGCGTTCCATTATATACAAGATTCTTCCTAAGATATAATAGGTTTTACTTATGGAATCCCGATGTGTCAACCCTTGTTCGCTGCAGCCCGCAGGTTACTGCTAATGGAAGCTTTTGCTTTTAAGTGATACTTATTCTCGATATAAAGGAAGCCTTTTCTAAGTTCCTTTGTTCGCTCTGGGTATATGGGTTATATTCGAAATATGAACTGTATGAACCGTATGAATAATATGAACTGTATGCCCGTTATAGTTTTTTTATATAACGGGGGTATGAGATTACTTATACCGTACGAAAGACAAGGTGTGAAACTTAAGAATATCGTGATCTTATTGCATTGGCTTCCGGCCTCATCTAGGTCTTTCTCTTAGGCCCTGCCGATAGTTTCCATAATCATTATGATTATGATTATATTGTATGGTATAGATATATTTATATATTCGGATTGTATATTAGGGCTTGTACTCAGATAAGCCGGGTACAAGCCTGGCTGCGCAAAACAGCTGGATGATGTCGTTCGGTGGTACGATATGCCATCATCAAGAAAAACTGAAAACAGTTTACTTCCAAGGAACGTGGATTATGTACAATCCCCTCTTCATCTCGTCAAAAATGTTTCCACGTTCCCGTTCAGCTTCCATCGGAGTATGAGCAGGGCCGGGGGTTATTGTCAATGTCCTCTTTTGATCCGGCCTTTCCCATCCTTTATTTCCAATCCTTTAAATAGTACCGGTAACACAGATTAAACAGGTGAAGTGGAGGTATTGGCCGCAGTGTGAGACCTACGGTCCTGATGGTGTTACAAATTGATCGATCAATGGTGACTGTGTCATGGAAATATACTCTTATGCCGGTTTCTGGAAAAGATTAATGGCAGCTATACTGGACATCCTGTTTGTGGCAGTTGTCGGTGGCCCGGTCTCTATAGTCCTTGGCCTGCTTCTCGGAGCCGCCATAGGCACAATAGAGGGCCTGCAGGATAACAATGCCTTCCTTCCAGCGTTTATGTCTGCCATGATCTTTTTCATAGCTGGTACCTTCCTGGTGCTCAGGTTCCTGTATTTTGCCATAATGGAAAGTTCCCCGTACCAGGCGACCTTTGGCAAGAAGCTCATTGGTATAAAGGTCACGGACATGTACGGAAGAAGGATTTCCTTCCGGAGGGCTGCACTCAGGAATCTTGCCAAGGTCCTCTCCTCAATGGTCTACTATCTGGGATATCTGATGATAGGATTCACCCGGAAGAAGCAGGGCTTACATGACCTGATAGCGGGGTGCCTTGTAGTGGATAACTGATGGGGAGCCGGGATTGTTTATTCTCTCAGAAGCTCGCGATCGAAATTCTCTATGAGCTCGCTGACTTTCCTGTACCAGTCGTCTATGGTACCTCTCAGCATCTCCTTTACCTGCGCAGGTTCAATAGCGGCATATTCATAGTAGTATCCCCCTATATCTATCGATTTCGTTTCCCTGTATACAAGACCTGCAGCAGTAAGGTTTTGCAATGAGCGGTAAGCAGTGCTGCGCTCCCTGCCAAGCATCTGGCCGAGCTGTTCGGCGGTCATAGGACCACTCTCAAGCAGTTTCTTATAGGTACTGATGTCAAGTTCTTTCAGGCCCAGTACACACTTTGCCATATCTTCGCATTTACATTCCGCTCTTAACATTTCGGGGATCGAACTTGCCATGATCTGTCCTCTTAAAGAAGGTATTTTGCGTGCAAAATTGCATGGAACGTCAGTGTATATTTTGCACAAAACCGTATAGTGTTTGCGTCACTTATATATATACTTTCCTTGATATTGCTATTCCTTGACACCAATCATACCTGAGGACGAGCGCTCCGGCATACCGCTGGACACAGATGAGCTGATCTACCACCCAGACATGATACGCGCAAATGAATGGGTGCTCAGTGAATACGAGGCTCCGGTGAGGGATATTTGCATCTTCGTTCCCTGCTCCAAGAAGAAACCATACCATGAGAGCCCTTCACACAGGATTTTCGACAGTATAATCTTCAGCCTCCTCAAACCTGAAGAGGTGCATGTGGTCGTTTTCGGTACATGTGGCATCACCCCCAGGGAGGTAGACACCGAGTATCCCTTCATGGACTACCAGTTCATCATGGGCAAATGCAATGTCGCCAAGGTGAAGCGCGACTTCCTTAGGATGGAAAGCGAGCGTCTTGCAGCTTACCTTGAGAAGACCCGTGATAACTATAAGCACCGCATTGCTTATTGCATCGGGGATTTCAGGACCGCCATGCAAAAGGCCCTTGAAATGACTGATGTAAGGGTGACCATTGTCCCGAAGGAGGAGACTATTATGCAAAACCTGCAGCTTCAGCGCAAGTTCATATATGGAAGCCTCAATCAGAAAAAATACCTGCGTGACTTTTATGACGCTATAGCTTCAGCCACAGGAAAACCGCCGATGGACATGGATATTGGGGACGAGGATGGCATCGAGGATGACGACTGGTTCCAGCTCTGAGGGCAGCGTTCTATTTCTAAGAGCAAACTCCTGAAATACAAATCCCTATATGCAAAAATAGTAACGGGGTGGCATAGGTGCCACTCTTCATTCAAGGTATGGGGACTGTGCAAGCACTGACATGCCGTTGTCTGATATATTGAGCACGCGCACTTCGTTGATGGTGCCCGAACCTCTCATTTTCATAATATAGATGGACCTCTGGAGGTTGTTGCCCGCAATGATGCGTCCCAGCTTGATGACCGAGTCCGCGCCATATTCGACCATGTTGTCAAGATTGTACATAGCCCCTACGGTTATGACGGAAGTTACCTGATGCTTACGGAACACGCTGAATACATCATCTATGAGTGTCCTTAACTTGTAATTGGATTCTATTGCGAGGAAAAGTGCCTCAATGGAGTCGATGAATATGCGGGTGGGCTTGACTTCCTCTATCTTGCTTTCCACTAGTTTCTTGAAACTCTTTATAAGCTCTGATGGTGCGATCTCCACGCTTTTCTGAAGACGGAGGCTTGGATCTGTGATGTCCACAAAGGTGAGTTTTCCCTGTCGGACGTATTCTTCAAGGTCCCAGTTGAAGGAGGTCTTCATTTCCCGCACAATGGACTTTGACTCTTCTGAAGTGATAATGCACATGACATTCTCACCTTTCTTTGCTCCCTCTACAATGAACTGGGTCCCAAAGATAGTCTTACCTGTACCGGAATCACCCGAGACGACATTTGCTGTTCCCACAAAGTAACCTCCGCGGAGCATCTCATCCAATCCCGGTATTCCTGTCCCGATCCTTTCTGATAAATATGCCTCTGACACGTATACCACCTATATCTCTAAAGTAGTTCTGATCTTATTCCCAAACTGAATAAATGTACTATTTTAATAAAAGGTTACTTATACCTTCCCGAGGTTCTCGTATCCTTTGCTCTATTAATAACGAATTGAGCATAGTTTATTATGTTATCCTAATATAAAAAAGCGCGTATTTTATTTATAAGCGCTTGCAGGATGCTTCCGATTACTGAAAAGATAAGCCTGCAAAAGCGTGAAGTATTTGTATTATCGTGCTCAATCCCTTATAATTTAAGGATGATATGCTTCAGCCTCATGTGGCTGCTCGTTCCCGGGGATATTACATGACAATAAGAGATGATCTTAACGATAATGAAAAGGATATTCTGGAAAAGGTGATCAAAGGAGATATCTCTTTCCACAGGATAGATTCGCTGACGGACAAAGAGACTGCTGTAAAGATCAGAAGGTATGCGCTGGAAGAGGGCAGCGGGATTGAACTTGAGCACATCAGGACATGTTCTCTCAGTATTGAGGATGCAACAAAACGAAATATAGAGAACATGATAGGTACTGTCCAGGTGCCCCTGGGAGTTGCAGGTCCTCTCAAGGTAAAGGGCGAGTTCGCAGAAGGTTCCTATCACATCCCTCTGGCTACCACCGAAGGTGCCCTTGTTGCCAGCGTGAACAGGGGATGCTCCGTAATAACCGGATCCGATGGCGCAAATGTGCGCATCTTCCAGGATGTGATGACAAGAGCTCCCGTCTTCAGGCTCGACAACGTTGTGAAGGCGAGGGATTTCGCAGACTGGGTAAAGGACCCGGGCG
Proteins encoded:
- a CDS encoding AI-2E family transporter, whose protein sequence is MERSDKMWQALVLLALLVIVLAYSLYPYISAFFGAFILYAVFKPIYSFMTSRLKIKPSIAAFSIIIMSILIILIPLYALLSVVFIQVQTLLEDINGIYSNIDSALNYIDHMSNNMLPMEIALRERLMDIAASVANSVSIMAVGAISTIGQRIIEFIIMYFVLFYLLVGDRSEFAQSLEKAIPFSEKNRNKLLGQFPRLVKTILVSSSIIAILQGFILMVTFLLLDIKGAFLWGFVTMILAFLPVVGPPIIWVPTLAFQIIQGDMFTAAGVLAGGIIHTLVDEVLRPFVQKRVGHVHPLVTLVGVVTGVKFFGLLGIIIGPLLISYVLLVAAMFHDEYLTGQEDGQYREISTEIVEDGLA
- a CDS encoding helix-turn-helix domain-containing protein; translation: MASSIPEMLRAECKCEDMAKCVLGLKELDISTYKKLLESGPMTAEQLGQMLGRERSTAYRSLQNLTAAGLVYRETKSIDIGGYYYEYAAIEPAQVKEMLRGTIDDWYRKVSELIENFDRELLRE
- a CDS encoding PAS domain S-box protein yields the protein MTILAERDYSPSLCYSDNRIPAEYIAEQKPDLIICPSVNTYSEEFFSSLERIMIKIHVPVLFIIEKPDERFFHWLAGTGHTAYIKEPFTESELVYSVVSLVSSCKMQPQSESHNRTNINAANVLGEETFREGVEEKLRMIIESIDDVIWILDKEGRFLYLSPSERKMTGYSPEEVMQKPLHEILTPASLEVVRERMRAFFTDMKQGVPPYSTRMLELEQFRKDGSTVWVDVTVSPVFDNYGNFRFFLGVSRNIGERKELEAELQKQKHLLGAIFDHAPIAMVLVNSEGRVQNINHAGIESIERQREDVLGVLGGAALCCVNSFREGGCGATENCVRCDIRTIFTETFTTGKAYHKVEGTLNVVHGGELSTRHLLISTARIGLNGDSHVMLSLDDITESKKAQMILQESEERLATLYENMPGGTLIIGQDYIIEDVNSRTCELTGYKREELIGQLCDILCPKGSSSMKCPIWEEGLECFQGMDTTIKCKDGRRNPILKNATRITMEGKIYILENFQDISRQKEAEEALTNAKLSAETANRTKSEFLASMSHELRTPLNAVIGYSDMLMEGAFGEINDRQRRSLGHILSSGKHLLEVINDILDLSKVESGKMELYYENFHILELLRNVNNIVSLLAKRKNISLFISARPESLIVSADKIRVKQILYNLISNAIKFTPENGYVRIDAYEADGMLELCVSDNGIGISEEDQKKLFIPFSQVYSETSRHYDGTGLGLSLVRKFVEMHGGSITLESIENKGTTFTIRIPLEGIENRGNKDI
- a CDS encoding RDD family protein — translated: MEIYSYAGFWKRLMAAILDILFVAVVGGPVSIVLGLLLGAAIGTIEGLQDNNAFLPAFMSAMIFFIAGTFLVLRFLYFAIMESSPYQATFGKKLIGIKVTDMYGRRISFRRAALRNLAKVLSSMVYYLGYLMIGFTRKKQGLHDLIAGCLVVDN
- a CDS encoding DUF5591 domain-containing protein, translated to MTPIIPEDERSGIPLDTDELIYHPDMIRANEWVLSEYEAPVRDICIFVPCSKKKPYHESPSHRIFDSIIFSLLKPEEVHVVVFGTCGITPREVDTEYPFMDYQFIMGKCNVAKVKRDFLRMESERLAAYLEKTRDNYKHRIAYCIGDFRTAMQKALEMTDVRVTIVPKEETIMQNLQLQRKFIYGSLNQKKYLRDFYDAIASATGKPPMDMDIGDEDGIEDDDWFQL
- a CDS encoding AI-2E family transporter, yielding MESPYNRILSAMLLLLLAALLVRLLHPYINAFFGALILYVTFRPMYMFLTERANIRPGLAALLVITATILTVMLPLYVLFAIIATELQQMIANAESLEQFIYLLETSSMFIIRLIPHYMPSGASLQESIAGIVAAGGGFLSPMLVSAAQIAGKRLLELIIMYFLLFYLLIGDRSKFAHSLQNSVPFNGDNTRKLLEEFRSVVRTILISTGAIAIIQGALLTVTFLLFGIEGAFLWGFVTMILSFIPALGPPLVWIPAAAFQLLEHDYFAAAGVFFGGIIVSSVDNLIRPAINQKVGRLHPLISVIGVIIGLKLFGLLGIIIGPLLVSYTLLTARMFSEEYMA
- a CDS encoding ATPase domain-containing protein; protein product: MSEAYLSERIGTGIPGLDEMLRGGYFVGTANVVSGDSGTGKTIFGTQFIVEGAKKGENVMCIITSEESKSIVREMKTSFNWDLEEYVRQGKLTFVDITDPSLRLQKSVEIAPSELIKSFKKLVESKIEEVKPTRIFIDSIEALFLAIESNYKLRTLIDDVFSVFRKHQVTSVITVGAMYNLDNMVEYGADSVIKLGRIIAGNNLQRSIYIMKMRGSGTINEVRVLNISDNGMSVLAQSPYLE